The following proteins are encoded in a genomic region of Neosynechococcus sphagnicola sy1:
- the rplY gene encoding 50S ribosomal protein L25: MELTIECQKRAVDSKPNALRRSGLIPAVLYGHNGVESLELTVAAKAAEFLVRDAVVKKSRIQVSIPELSWSGQAVLQEVHAHPANRSLYHLSFFAVPS, translated from the coding sequence ATGGAACTCACCATTGAATGTCAGAAACGTGCAGTTGATAGCAAGCCCAATGCCCTGCGTCGCTCTGGGTTAATTCCAGCCGTGTTGTACGGCCACAATGGCGTCGAATCTTTAGAATTGACCGTGGCGGCGAAGGCTGCGGAATTTCTGGTGCGGGATGCCGTGGTCAAAAAATCCCGTATTCAAGTCAGCATTCCTGAACTCTCCTGGAGTGGTCAGGCCGTGTTGCAAGAGGTTCATGCTCACCCGGCTAATCGGAGTCTCTATCATTTAAGCTTCTTCGCCGTTCCTTCCTGA
- the folB gene encoding dihydroneopterin aldolase: protein MQPGVGVFLENIRQRSLALKLMDCIHINRLRCYGYTGLLPEEQVLGQWFEADITLWVDLSLPGCSDLIEDTLDYRIVIQMVQQTIHSARFALLERLAAAIVEAILTSTPVGKVQIRLTKLAPPIPEFGGQITVELTRSA, encoded by the coding sequence TTGCAACCGGGAGTTGGGGTGTTTTTGGAGAACATTCGCCAGCGATCCCTAGCGCTTAAACTGATGGACTGCATTCACATCAATCGCCTTCGTTGCTATGGCTACACCGGTCTGCTTCCAGAAGAGCAGGTTTTAGGGCAATGGTTTGAGGCTGACATTACCCTCTGGGTTGATCTGAGTCTGCCCGGTTGCAGCGATCTCATCGAAGATACCTTGGACTACCGCATCGTGATTCAAATGGTGCAGCAGACGATTCATAGCGCCCGGTTTGCCCTGCTGGAACGGCTGGCGGCTGCCATTGTCGAGGCAATCTTAACCTCAACCCCTGTGGGCAAGGTGCAGATCCGGCTCACCAAGTTGGCACCGCCGATCCCAGAGTTTGGGGGTCAGATCACCGTCGAACTAACCCGTTCAGCCTAA
- a CDS encoding nucleotidyltransferase family protein, which translates to MKAMILAAGKGTRVRPITYTIPKPMIPILQKPVMEFLVELLRQHGFDEIMVNVSHLAYEIESYFRDGQRFGVQIAYSFEGRVVDGELVGEALGSAGGMRKIQDFSPFFDDTFVVLCGDALIDLDLTAAVNWHRQKGAIATVVMKSVPRSAVSSYGVVVTDDLGRIQAFQEKPAVAEALSTNINTGIYIFEPEVLDYIPSGQEFDIGSQLFPKLVEMGAPFYGIAMDFEWVDIGKVPDYWQAVRGVLTGEIKNVAIPGHQVMPGIYTGLNVAVNWDRVEVQGPIYIGGMTRIEDGARIIGPTMIGPSCHICSGATVDNSVIFEYSRLGAGVRLVDKLVFGRYCVDKNGATIDVQAAALDWLITDTRRALPTQSYEQQVITNVLNASEIADRNSQLLG; encoded by the coding sequence ATGAAAGCCATGATTTTGGCAGCTGGCAAAGGAACGCGGGTGCGTCCAATTACCTATACCATACCCAAACCCATGATCCCGATCTTGCAAAAGCCGGTCATGGAATTTTTGGTGGAGCTTCTGCGTCAACATGGCTTCGATGAAATCATGGTCAATGTCAGCCATCTGGCCTATGAAATTGAGAGTTATTTTCGGGATGGGCAGCGGTTTGGTGTCCAGATTGCCTATTCCTTTGAAGGGCGGGTGGTGGATGGGGAATTGGTGGGGGAAGCCCTCGGTTCTGCCGGGGGGATGCGGAAAATTCAGGATTTCTCACCATTTTTTGACGATACATTTGTGGTGTTATGCGGAGATGCCCTGATTGATCTGGATTTGACCGCAGCCGTGAACTGGCATCGACAAAAAGGGGCGATCGCTACGGTGGTGATGAAATCTGTGCCCCGATCTGCCGTCTCCAGCTATGGAGTGGTGGTTACAGATGATCTGGGACGTATTCAAGCGTTTCAGGAAAAACCCGCCGTGGCCGAAGCCCTGAGCACCAATATCAATACCGGGATCTACATCTTTGAGCCAGAGGTTCTCGACTATATTCCCTCGGGTCAGGAATTCGATATCGGAAGTCAACTGTTTCCCAAGCTGGTGGAAATGGGGGCTCCCTTTTATGGCATTGCCATGGACTTTGAATGGGTGGACATCGGCAAAGTCCCCGACTACTGGCAGGCCGTCCGGGGGGTGTTGACGGGAGAGATCAAAAATGTTGCCATTCCAGGCCATCAGGTGATGCCTGGAATTTACACGGGCTTGAATGTGGCCGTTAACTGGGATCGGGTTGAGGTTCAAGGCCCCATCTACATTGGGGGGATGACTCGCATCGAGGATGGAGCCAGAATTATTGGCCCGACGATGATTGGCCCCAGTTGCCATATTTGTAGCGGTGCCACGGTGGACAACAGTGTGATTTTTGAATATTCCCGGTTGGGGGCAGGGGTCCGCCTCGTCGATAAGCTCGTCTTTGGTCGCTACTGTGTTGATAAAAATGGAGCGACGATTGATGTGCAGGCAGCGGCACTGGACTGGTTGATTACCGATACTCGTCGAGCCTTACCGACTCAATCCTATGAACAACAAGTGATCACGAATGTTTTAAATGCCAGTGAGATAGCTGACCGTAACTCCCAACTCTTAGGCTGA
- a CDS encoding segregation/condensation protein A: MTASLAQHAIAQLIDLAERGEIDPWNVQVIEVIDRYLSQIPPSHTQASREAELSQSGQAFLYASMLVLLKAESLVRLDTESPGSDLEDFLEEIDSSSELVPSPLPPLLERRLRRRAAAQPLQQRRVTLKELIDQLQQMATTLEKETVPRPRPRRPRPQSRNQAAQVIAQLAHQENLSEIALELEQLLAVRTPQAAGEEGWVDLLQLLEWQQKSDRVGVFWGLLFLSAQSKVELAQTEFYQDLRVRFLPDLLPVTAPSLP; this comes from the coding sequence ATGACTGCTTCCCTAGCACAGCACGCGATCGCTCAACTGATTGATCTAGCGGAGCGGGGAGAAATTGACCCCTGGAATGTGCAGGTGATTGAGGTCATCGATCGCTACCTCAGTCAGATTCCTCCGTCTCATACCCAGGCGTCCCGAGAGGCAGAGCTGTCACAATCTGGACAGGCCTTTCTCTATGCCTCAATGCTGGTTCTGCTCAAGGCTGAGAGCTTGGTGCGACTCGATACCGAGTCTCCTGGCTCTGATCTAGAGGATTTCCTAGAAGAGATTGACAGTAGCAGTGAGCTTGTCCCCTCTCCCTTACCACCCCTGCTGGAGCGGCGGCTGCGGCGGCGGGCTGCCGCCCAGCCCTTACAGCAACGGCGAGTCACCCTCAAGGAGTTAATTGATCAGTTACAGCAGATGGCAACCACTCTGGAGAAGGAAACAGTCCCTCGTCCTCGACCCCGCCGGCCCCGTCCTCAGTCCCGCAACCAGGCCGCTCAAGTCATTGCCCAATTGGCGCACCAAGAGAACCTTTCAGAAATTGCCCTAGAACTGGAGCAGCTCTTGGCAGTTCGCACTCCCCAGGCTGCGGGGGAGGAGGGCTGGGTAGACCTGTTGCAACTGCTAGAGTGGCAACAAAAGAGTGATCGAGTAGGGGTGTTTTGGGGGTTATTATTCCTGTCAGCCCAATCCAAAGTTGAGCTAGCTCAGACAGAGTTTTATCAGGATCTGAGGGTACGATTTCTACCTGATTTACTACCAGTCACTGCACCTTCTCTGCCCTAG
- a CDS encoding LapA family protein yields MRQVNFVIIFVMCLALVLFGIENTEPSVIRLVEGVQIQAPLSIELILAMGIGAVLAWVFSVWTGLQGLMDARQSQEVLEQKDETIQELEQDIERYKVELQEQRRLLPAADPVVTKAEVEVS; encoded by the coding sequence ATGCGACAGGTGAACTTTGTCATCATCTTTGTCATGTGTTTAGCTTTGGTGCTCTTTGGCATTGAGAATACCGAGCCCAGCGTGATTCGTCTCGTGGAGGGGGTACAAATCCAAGCGCCCCTATCCATAGAACTCATTCTAGCCATGGGGATTGGGGCAGTTCTGGCCTGGGTTTTCAGTGTTTGGACAGGATTACAGGGGTTGATGGATGCCCGTCAATCCCAAGAAGTCCTGGAACAGAAGGACGAGACCATTCAAGAACTGGAGCAGGATATTGAGCGTTACAAGGTGGAGCTTCAAGAACAGCGGCGATTGCTCCCAGCCGCTGATCCCGTGGTCACCAAGGCTGAGGTAGAGGTATCCTGA
- a CDS encoding UPF0182 family protein: MPIWLKSWRWLWWLGVLLLGLWVGIDLIARFLVEIWWFQEVGYLPVLWRRLQTQAGLWTIATGITAVFLLGNLVLAHRWHHPSTSDTGKMGQGMGLGWLLPLTLVLGLVVGMLLFHNAQIAASYWHPDPQGLSPPLASRLRPGLVWQMVSQFPHHPWQPIVLAGLAIALVVYPHLLLWAIALILSLGLGWLLSEQWMTVLQSLHPTDFGQFDPVFNRPISFYVFKLPLGEVLTFWWVEISVYGFVSTLLIYLLSRDSLSQGRFPGFSGVQQRHLSTLGSILMLSLAVSYGLSRYELLFSGQGVLYGASFTDLHVNLPIYTLLSLLAGAIALVLGWRAGVGYRQAAAGQLLALIGAYWVMAGGLSLLVPSVIQRLVVQPNELAQERPYLQRSIALTRRAFALDAIEAEIFTPKATLTPSDLQANHLTIDNIRLWDTRPLLATNRQLQQIRPYYQFPDADIDRYILQEDPTTLKAAINQQVLISARELDYRAIPKAAQTWVNQHLVYTHGYGYTLNPVNRVAPGGLPYYFVQDIGATPTANSQQGLATNRDRLAVSIPINYPRIYYGEITDNYVMTGTRVQELDYPSGNENVYNTYHGLGGIPLGSRWRRWVVAQVLRDWQMLLTRDFTPQSKLLFRRSIKQRIQAIAPFLRYDSNPYLVTAQIPPTPTTPANSSYLYWIIDAYTTSDRYPYADPGQGSFNYIRNSVKVVVDAYNGRVDFYIADPSDPMIQTWAAIFPDLFKPLSALPAPLRLHLRYPEDLFRIQAQQLLIYHMTDPQVFYNREDLWQVATEIYGTKPKLVDPYYLIMRLPTAETAEFILLMPFTPNQRSNMIAWLAARSDGAHYGKLLLYQFPKQQLVYGPEQIEARINQDPLISQQISLWNREGSRVLQGNLLVIPIDHSLLYVEPLYLEAEQNSLPTLARVIIAYENQIVMRETLEQALQAIFPVSPAP, from the coding sequence ATGCCCATTTGGCTTAAATCCTGGCGTTGGCTCTGGTGGCTCGGGGTTTTGCTCCTAGGATTGTGGGTGGGGATCGATCTGATTGCCCGCTTCCTGGTGGAGATCTGGTGGTTTCAGGAAGTGGGATATCTGCCAGTCCTGTGGCGACGGTTGCAAACCCAGGCTGGACTGTGGACGATCGCCACCGGGATCACGGCTGTTTTTTTGCTGGGAAATCTTGTCTTGGCCCACCGTTGGCACCACCCTTCGACCTCAGACACTGGCAAGATGGGGCAGGGGATGGGTTTGGGCTGGTTGCTCCCCCTGACCCTGGTTTTGGGGTTGGTGGTGGGTATGCTGCTCTTCCACAATGCCCAGATTGCTGCTAGCTACTGGCACCCTGATCCTCAAGGACTTTCACCCCCCTTGGCCAGTCGCCTCCGTCCTGGCTTGGTGTGGCAAATGGTCAGTCAGTTCCCCCACCACCCCTGGCAACCCATTGTTCTGGCTGGTTTGGCCATCGCCCTGGTGGTCTATCCCCACCTGCTGCTGTGGGCGATCGCCCTGATCCTCAGCCTCGGTTTGGGCTGGCTGTTGTCAGAACAGTGGATGACAGTCCTGCAATCTCTACACCCAACGGATTTTGGTCAGTTCGACCCGGTTTTTAACCGCCCGATCAGCTTCTATGTGTTTAAGCTCCCCCTGGGAGAGGTGTTGACCTTCTGGTGGGTGGAGATCAGTGTTTATGGCTTTGTATCGACGTTACTGATCTACCTGCTCTCCAGGGATAGTCTTAGCCAGGGTCGATTTCCGGGTTTCTCTGGGGTGCAACAACGCCACCTGAGCACCCTCGGTAGCATTCTGATGCTGAGTTTGGCCGTTAGCTACGGTCTCAGTCGCTACGAGCTGCTGTTCTCTGGCCAAGGAGTGCTCTATGGGGCGAGTTTCACGGACTTGCACGTTAACCTGCCGATCTACACTTTGTTGAGCCTGTTGGCAGGGGCGATCGCCCTAGTGCTGGGGTGGCGTGCTGGGGTGGGGTATCGACAGGCAGCTGCGGGACAACTCCTCGCCCTCATCGGTGCCTACTGGGTGATGGCCGGGGGCTTGAGCCTGCTGGTGCCCTCCGTCATCCAGCGCTTGGTGGTGCAGCCCAATGAGTTGGCGCAGGAGCGCCCTTACCTCCAGCGCAGTATTGCCTTGACCCGCCGCGCCTTTGCCCTAGACGCCATTGAGGCGGAGATCTTTACCCCGAAGGCAACCCTGACCCCGTCGGATCTCCAAGCCAACCACCTCACCATTGACAATATCCGGTTGTGGGATACCCGCCCGCTTCTAGCAACCAACCGCCAACTCCAGCAGATTCGCCCGTACTATCAATTTCCCGATGCCGACATTGACCGTTATATTCTGCAGGAAGACCCGACAACCTTAAAGGCTGCTATCAATCAACAGGTGTTGATCTCGGCACGGGAGCTGGATTATCGTGCTATTCCCAAGGCGGCCCAAACCTGGGTAAACCAACACCTGGTCTATACCCATGGCTATGGCTATACCCTGAATCCCGTGAATCGGGTGGCACCGGGGGGGCTGCCCTACTACTTTGTCCAGGATATTGGAGCCACACCGACTGCTAATTCGCAGCAGGGACTTGCTACCAACCGCGATCGCTTAGCGGTGAGTATTCCGATTAACTATCCCCGCATCTACTACGGTGAGATTACCGACAACTATGTCATGACTGGGACTCGGGTTCAGGAGTTGGACTATCCCAGTGGCAATGAGAATGTCTATAACACCTATCATGGTCTCGGGGGCATTCCCCTCGGTTCCCGCTGGCGGCGTTGGGTGGTTGCCCAAGTCCTTCGCGACTGGCAGATGCTCCTGACTCGAGATTTTACCCCCCAGAGCAAGCTGTTGTTTCGCCGCAGTATCAAACAGCGAATTCAGGCCATCGCCCCATTTTTGCGCTATGACTCCAATCCTTACCTAGTCACGGCTCAGATTCCACCCACCCCGACCACGCCCGCCAATTCCAGCTACCTTTACTGGATCATTGATGCCTATACCACCAGCGATCGCTACCCCTATGCTGACCCAGGACAAGGCTCCTTCAACTACATTCGCAATTCCGTCAAGGTGGTGGTGGATGCTTACAACGGTCGTGTGGACTTTTACATTGCCGATCCCTCCGACCCCATGATTCAGACCTGGGCGGCGATTTTTCCTGATTTGTTCAAGCCCTTAAGTGCCCTGCCCGCCCCCCTGCGACTGCACCTGCGTTACCCCGAAGATCTGTTCCGGATTCAGGCTCAACAGTTATTGATCTACCACATGACCGATCCCCAGGTGTTCTACAACCGGGAGGATCTCTGGCAGGTGGCGACGGAAATCTACGGTACCAAGCCCAAGTTAGTGGATCCCTACTATCTGATCATGCGCTTACCCACGGCTGAAACGGCAGAATTTATTCTGTTAATGCCTTTTACCCCCAACCAGCGCAGTAACATGATTGCCTGGTTAGCAGCCCGATCCGATGGGGCGCACTATGGTAAATTGCTCCTCTACCAGTTTCCCAAACAACAACTGGTCTATGGCCCAGAGCAAATTGAAGCTCGCATTAACCAAGATCCTTTGATCTCGCAACAAATCTCCCTCTGGAATCGGGAAGGCTCACGGGTGCTGCAAGGAAATCTGTTGGTGATTCCAATTGACCATTCCCTCCTCTACGTCGAACCGCTGTATCTGGAGGCCGAACAAAACAGTCTCCCCACCCTCGCCCGAGTGATTATTGCTTACGAAAACCAGATCGTGATGCGAGAAACTCTGGAGCAGGCATTACAGGCTATTTTCCCAGTCAGTCCGGCCCCATAA
- a CDS encoding 3'(2'),5'-bisphosphate nucleotidase CysQ family protein, whose protein sequence is MMTNVSVTDADPPIRELLRHWGKEAEQLSMQQQFQVTQKGLDDYVTSVDRELDRQLSAAFATLFPQDGIITEENSRSRRVFHQGYRHLWLIDPVDGTESFIEGKPDYSLMVGLLTAYQPMAGWIYVPAQDRMYFGGPEWGLFQTRGNYAPEPLPVREPLPPSVGYCPVMIGARDQMNFGRAIATLIPEIQFHSLGSFGLKVIEVICGRVGLYVYLNRRVKLWDTTGPLALAQAAGLVCCDLTGEPIRFQPDVIHAETLSHQQTIVIGWPSYIEALRPRIRQAFNDWSPAGIYRG, encoded by the coding sequence ATGATGACCAACGTTTCGGTTACTGATGCTGACCCACCCATTCGTGAGCTACTGCGCCACTGGGGAAAAGAAGCTGAACAGTTATCGATGCAACAGCAGTTTCAGGTGACCCAAAAGGGTCTGGATGATTATGTCACTAGTGTTGATCGGGAGCTGGATCGGCAACTCTCAGCGGCCTTTGCCACACTTTTTCCCCAGGATGGCATTATTACTGAAGAAAATAGCCGCTCTCGTCGGGTATTTCATCAGGGGTATCGCCATCTGTGGTTAATTGATCCCGTGGATGGGACGGAATCTTTTATTGAAGGCAAACCTGACTATTCCCTGATGGTGGGATTACTCACGGCGTATCAACCCATGGCAGGTTGGATTTATGTGCCGGCTCAAGACCGGATGTATTTTGGGGGGCCAGAGTGGGGTCTCTTTCAAACCCGGGGTAACTATGCGCCAGAACCTCTCCCGGTGCGGGAACCCTTGCCTCCCTCGGTGGGTTACTGCCCCGTAATGATTGGAGCCCGTGATCAGATGAACTTTGGCAGAGCGATCGCCACCTTAATTCCCGAGATCCAGTTTCACTCCTTGGGGAGTTTTGGCCTCAAGGTCATTGAGGTAATTTGTGGCCGGGTGGGTCTCTATGTTTACTTAAATCGGCGGGTGAAGTTATGGGATACCACAGGGCCTCTCGCCTTAGCCCAGGCGGCGGGATTGGTGTGTTGCGATCTGACAGGTGAACCGATCCGCTTTCAACCCGATGTCATCCACGCAGAAACCCTCAGCCACCAACAAACCATTGTCATTGGCTGGCCCTCCTACATAGAAGCCCTCCGTCCCCGGATTCGCCAAGCCTTCAACGACTGGAGTCCGGCGGGCATTTACCGGGGATGA
- a CDS encoding AAA family ATPase: protein MQEELSILLQAQYPLIYLVTSEEERGEVAIAAIAQNKPPRRMFLWTVTHGIVEYGQPRTVTQHNTISPQAAIEWVIRQREPGIFVFKDLHPFVDSPEVTRWLRDAIASFKGAQKAIILMSPVQQIPIELEKEVVVLDYPLPNIPELNQVLSQQLEQVRTRRINTETREKLLKAALGLTRDEAEKVYRKACVTSGRLTEEEVEIILSEKKQLIRRNGILEYIEEDETIESVGGLEELKRWLKQRSNAFTERAREYGLPQPKGMLILGVPGCGKSMIAKTTSRLWGLPLLRLDMGRVYDGSMVGRSEANLRNALKTAESISPAILFIDELDKAFAGSAGSADSDGGTSSRIFGSFLTWMQEKKSPVFVMATANRLERLPGEFLRKGRFDEIFFVDLPNSEERQAIFQIHLSKRRQDISRFDLDQLANIADGFSGAEIEQGLVAAMYEAFAQDREFTQLDIIAAIKSTLPLSKTMNEQVTALRDWARQRARPAAASVAEYQRLEF from the coding sequence ATGCAAGAAGAGCTTAGTATCCTGCTTCAGGCTCAATATCCACTCATCTACCTCGTCACTTCTGAGGAAGAGCGAGGTGAGGTGGCGATCGCAGCCATTGCCCAGAACAAGCCGCCTCGGCGGATGTTCCTCTGGACGGTGACCCATGGCATTGTTGAATATGGTCAACCCCGGACGGTAACTCAGCACAACACGATTTCTCCCCAAGCTGCGATTGAGTGGGTCATTCGCCAGCGGGAGCCTGGTATTTTTGTCTTTAAGGATCTGCATCCCTTTGTCGATAGCCCGGAAGTGACTCGCTGGTTGCGGGATGCGATCGCCAGCTTCAAGGGTGCTCAGAAGGCCATCATCCTGATGTCACCCGTCCAACAGATCCCCATTGAACTGGAAAAAGAAGTAGTGGTGCTGGACTACCCACTCCCCAATATTCCAGAATTGAACCAAGTGCTCTCCCAACAACTGGAGCAGGTACGAACCCGACGCATCAACACAGAAACGCGGGAAAAACTCCTGAAAGCTGCCCTAGGATTGACCCGTGATGAGGCTGAAAAGGTTTACCGCAAAGCCTGTGTCACCTCCGGTCGCCTCACCGAAGAAGAAGTAGAGATTATCCTTTCCGAGAAAAAACAACTGATCCGTCGCAACGGTATCTTGGAGTACATTGAAGAGGATGAAACCATTGAGTCCGTGGGCGGACTGGAAGAACTCAAGCGGTGGCTGAAGCAACGTTCCAATGCGTTTACCGAACGAGCGCGGGAGTATGGCCTGCCCCAACCCAAGGGGATGTTGATCCTTGGGGTGCCAGGGTGCGGCAAGTCGATGATTGCCAAAACGACCTCTCGCCTCTGGGGCTTACCCTTGCTGCGTCTTGACATGGGGCGTGTCTACGACGGTTCCATGGTGGGGCGTTCTGAAGCCAATCTCCGGAATGCCCTGAAGACCGCTGAGTCAATTTCCCCAGCAATTTTATTTATTGATGAACTGGACAAAGCCTTTGCTGGCAGCGCGGGTTCCGCAGATTCCGACGGCGGTACTTCCAGCCGTATCTTTGGTTCTTTCCTGACTTGGATGCAGGAGAAAAAATCTCCCGTTTTTGTCATGGCGACAGCTAATCGTCTAGAACGCCTGCCGGGGGAATTTCTTCGCAAGGGGCGCTTTGACGAGATTTTCTTTGTCGATCTCCCCAATAGTGAAGAGCGTCAGGCAATTTTTCAAATTCACCTATCCAAGCGGCGGCAAGATATTTCTCGCTTCGACCTCGACCAACTCGCCAACATTGCCGATGGCTTTTCTGGTGCCGAAATTGAGCAAGGATTGGTGGCTGCGATGTATGAGGCCTTTGCACAGGATCGGGAATTTACCCAGCTCGACATTATTGCGGCGATCAAGTCCACCCTGCCGCTCTCCAAGACAATGAATGAACAAGTCACAGCCCTGCGCGATTGGGCTCGACAGCGTGCCCGCCCTGCTGCGGCCTCCGTTGCTGAATACCAGCGATTGGAGTTTTAA
- a CDS encoding 2-phosphosulfolactate phosphatase — protein MKIFVYHTPELAPPEVVPDCAIAIDVLRATTTMATALAAGAEAVQVFSDLDELMQVSDLWPPERRLRAGERGGGQSSRLRSR, from the coding sequence GTGAAGATATTTGTCTACCACACCCCCGAATTGGCTCCTCCGGAGGTGGTTCCCGATTGTGCGATCGCGATCGATGTCCTCAGGGCAACGACGACAATGGCAACGGCACTGGCGGCAGGTGCGGAGGCGGTTCAAGTATTTAGTGATCTAGACGAACTCATGCAAGTGAGTGACTTGTGGCCTCCAGAGCGTCGCCTCCGAGCCGGAGAGCGAGGGGGGGGTCAAAGTTCCAGGCTGCGATCTCGGTAA
- a CDS encoding 2-phosphosulfolactate phosphatase, giving the protein MTCGLQSVASEPESEGGVKVPGCDLGNSPLDCTPDRVQQRRLFISTTNGTRCLQRIQSAPTVLAAAFINRQAVVDFLAQHQPATVWLVGSGWEGSFSLEDTTCAGAIVHALRAHLDCPLASLAGNDEVINAYSLYSHWQHQLLEMFHHASHGQRLLGLDCLDDLKYCAQEDCIDTLPWQREPGVLVTHD; this is encoded by the coding sequence GTGACTTGTGGCCTCCAGAGCGTCGCCTCCGAGCCGGAGAGCGAGGGGGGGGTCAAAGTTCCAGGCTGCGATCTCGGTAACTCTCCCCTCGATTGCACCCCAGATCGGGTGCAGCAGCGACGACTGTTTATCAGTACGACCAATGGCACCCGATGCTTACAGCGCATTCAGTCAGCACCTACCGTCTTGGCAGCCGCTTTTATTAATCGCCAAGCCGTTGTGGATTTTTTAGCGCAGCATCAACCTGCGACCGTCTGGTTGGTGGGTTCGGGTTGGGAGGGAAGTTTTTCTCTAGAGGATACGACCTGTGCCGGGGCAATTGTCCATGCCCTACGGGCGCATCTAGACTGTCCCCTAGCTTCTTTGGCGGGCAATGACGAGGTGATTAACGCCTACAGTCTCTACAGTCATTGGCAACATCAACTCCTAGAAATGTTCCACCATGCGAGTCATGGGCAACGATTGCTAGGGTTAGATTGTCTGGACGACCTGAAGTACTGTGCCCAGGAAGATTGTATTGACACGTTGCCCTGGCAACGAGAACCCGGCGTACTGGTGACGCATGATTGA
- a CDS encoding acetyl-coenzyme A synthetase N-terminal domain-containing protein translates to MSESTIESILQEQRLFPPPAEFSEKARVKSLEEYQQLYDAAKANPEQFWSDLATQELHWFQPWEKVLDWQPPFAQWFVGGKLNIAYNCLDRHLSTWRRNKAALIWEGEPGDSRTLTYAQLHREVCQFANVLKQLGVQKGDCVGIYMPMIPEAAIAMLACARIGAPRQCGFLVGLVPKPCAIA, encoded by the coding sequence ATGAGTGAGTCCACCATCGAATCAATTCTGCAAGAGCAGCGTCTATTTCCTCCCCCGGCTGAATTTTCTGAGAAAGCCCGTGTCAAAAGCCTGGAAGAGTATCAGCAGCTGTATGATGCCGCCAAGGCTAACCCTGAGCAATTTTGGAGTGATCTGGCTACCCAGGAATTGCACTGGTTTCAGCCTTGGGAAAAGGTTCTAGACTGGCAACCTCCGTTTGCCCAGTGGTTTGTTGGTGGCAAGCTCAATATTGCTTACAACTGTCTCGATCGCCATCTCAGCACTTGGCGTCGGAACAAAGCGGCGCTGATCTGGGAAGGGGAACCGGGGGACTCCCGTACCCTCACCTATGCCCAGTTGCATCGAGAAGTCTGTCAATTTGCCAATGTGCTCAAGCAATTAGGAGTGCAAAAGGGCGATTGTGTGGGCATTTACATGCCCATGATTCCAGAGGCAGCGATCGCAATGCTGGCCTGTGCGCGGATTGGTGCCCCCCGACAGTGTGGTTTTTTGGTGGGTTTAGTGCCGAAGCCCTGCGCGATCGCATGA